The Triticum aestivum cultivar Chinese Spring chromosome 3A, IWGSC CS RefSeq v2.1, whole genome shotgun sequence genome includes a region encoding these proteins:
- the LOC123062767 gene encoding patellin-3, whose amino-acid sequence MAEEPQPQAAAAATEVVVAEKAPAEVEKKAEEPAAEAEAEEAAAVADDGGAVEATGSFKEESNLVADLPDPEKKALDEFKELIVAALAAGEFNLPPPPPPPKAKTEAAAEETKTEAPAKEEAKAEEPAKAEEPAKEEPKAEEPAKEEPKAEAAAEPAAEEAKAEVAAEAAAEEPAKEAPKAEEAKPAEPKTEDEAVVAAEEGTKTAEAVEEAAAAAAATTEQAPEAEAAAPEPVFIWGVPLVGDDERTDAVLLKFLRAREFKVKEAMAMLRSAVLWRKRFGIESLLEADLAFPELEKVVFYRGADREGHPVCYNVYGEFQDKEVYEKAFGDEEKRERFLKWRIQLLERGILSQLDFAPSGICSMVQVTDLKNSPPMLGKHRAVTRQAVALLQDNYPEFIAKKVFINVPWWYLAANKMMSPFLTQRTKSKFVFASQAKSPETLFRYIAPEQVPVQFGGLFKEDDPDFTTSDSVTELTIKASSKEAIEIPVTENSTIVWELRVLGWEVSHGAEFTPDAEGAYTVIVQKTRKVPANEEPIMKGSFKAGEAGKIVLTVSNAASKKKKLLYRSKVKSSAGESL is encoded by the exons ATGGCAGAGGAGCCGCAGCCacaggccgccgccgcggccacggAGGTGGTCGTCGCCGAGAAGGCGCCGGCggaggtggagaagaaggccgaggagcccgcggcggaggcggaggccgaGGAGGCGGCCGCCGTCGCCGACGACGGGGGCGCCGTCGAGGCCACCGGCTCCTTCAAGGAGGAGAGCAACCTCGTCGCCGACCTGCCTGACCCGGAGAAGAAGGCGCTTGATGAGTTCAAGGAGCTGATCGTCGCCGCGCTCGCCGCCGGTGAGTTCAAtctgcccccgcccccgccgccgcccaagGCCAAGACTGAGGCCGCCGCAGAGGAGACCAAGACGGaggcgccggccaaggaggaggccaAGGCCGAGGAGCCGGCCAAGGCGGAAGAACCAGCCAAGGAGGAGCCCAAGGCTGAGGAGCCGGCCAAGGAGGAGCCcaaggccgaggcggcggcggagccggcAGCCGAGGAGGCCAAGGCTGAGGTCGCTGCCGAGGCAGCAGCCGAGGAGCCGGCCAAGGAGGCACCCAAGGCCGAGGAGGCCAAGCCGGCCGAGCCAAAGACGGAGGACGAAGCCGTCGTAGCCGCCGAGGAGGGCACCAAGACGGCGGAAGCGGTcgaggaagccgccgccgccgccgccgccaccacagaGCAGGCACCGGAGGCGGAGGCAGCCGCGCCCGAGCCGGTGTTCATCTGGGGCGTGCCGCTGGTGGGCGACGACGAGCGCACGGACGCGGTGCTGCTCAAGTTCCTGCGCGCGCGGGAGTTCAAGGTGAAGGAGGCGATGGCGATGCTCCGGTCCGCCGTGCTGTGGCGGAAGCGCTTCGGCATCGAGTCGCTCCTGGAGGCGGACCTGGCGTTCCCGGAGCTGGAGAAGGTGGTGTTCTACCGCGGCGCGGACCGGGAGGGCCACCCGGTGTGCTACAACGTGTACGGCGAGTTCCAGGACAAGGAGGTGTACGAGAAGGCGTTCGGCGACGAGGAGAAGCGGGAGCGGTTCCTCAAGTGGCGCATCCAGCTGCTGGAGCGCGGCATCCTGTCGCAGCTGGACTTCGCGCCCAGCGGCATCTGCTCCATGGTGCAGGTCACCGACCTCAAGAACTCGCCGCCCATGCTCGGCAAGCACCGCGCCGTCACCCGCCAGGCCGTCGCCCTGCTCCAGGACAACTACCCCGAGTTCATCGCCAAGAAG GTGTTCATCAACGTGCCATGGTGGTATCTGGCTGCCAACAAAATGATGAGCCCTTTCCTCACCCAGCGCACCAAGAGCAAGTTCGTGTTCGCCAGCCAGGCCAAGTCACCCGAGACCCTCTTCAG ATACATCGCGCCCGAGCAAGTCCCCGTCCAATTCGGAGGCCTCTTCAAGGAAGATGACCCTGATTTCACCACCTCCGACTCTGTCACCGAGCTCACTATCAAAGCTTCATCCAAAGAAGCCATCGAGATCCCTGTCACCGAG AACTCAACGATTGTATGGGAGCTGCGGGTGCTGGGCTGGGAGGTGAGCCACGGCGCGGAGTTCACCCCGGACGCCGAGGGCGCGTACACCGTGATCGTGCAGAAGACGAGGAAGGTCCCCGCGAACGAGGAGCCCATCATGAAGGGCAGCTTCAAGGCCGGCGAGGCCGGCAAGATCGTGCTGACGGTCAGCAACGCGGCGTCGAAGAAGAAGAAGCTCCTCTACAGATCCAAGGTGAAGAGCAGCGCCGGCGAGTCCCTCTGA